Proteins encoded within one genomic window of Humulus lupulus chromosome 1, drHumLupu1.1, whole genome shotgun sequence:
- the LOC133791954 gene encoding uncharacterized protein LOC133791954 isoform X1, which translates to MAASLETPSPTHLNKESPRLLMGSPISSPSSDIRFWNTLHGRVDALLEDHNFKVSTGQLPPNDDRAQKNDKDSGRAKRLKDDTLLLMRGFDSVAHTLSQLSNHLDNALQGANDLAKPPTLTELFHSSLEESANNKEELFGKQENELGPNKGLKRKYETSHCSENQEEGPKDEKEKDPKDGKLNKAKNLAVTMATKAALLAREMRSIKSDLCFMQERCLLLEEENRRLRDGFAKGIRPEEDDLVRLQLEALLAEKSRLANENANLIRENQCLTQLVEYHQLTSEDFSSYEQVVQGMCLDFSSPPRPIPEDHEQPTDEDHGDSECFQTPAGKHFGLAADLDECVPHIEGAAV; encoded by the exons ATGGCAGCGTCTTTGGAGACACCCTCACCTACCCACCTCAACAAG GAATCACCTCGCTTGTTAATGGGTTCTCCTATCTCCAGTCCCTCTTCAGACATACGATTCTGGAATACCCTCCATGGCCGCGTAGACGCGCTTCTTGAGGATCATAACTTCAAAGTCTCAACCGGGCAACTTCCCCCAAATGATGATCGAGCCCAAAag AATGATAAAGATTCTGGACGTGCAAAGCGATTGAAAGATGACACATTGCTTTTGATGAGAGGGTTTGACTCAGTTGCTCACACTCTGTCTCAGCTATCTAACCATTTGGACAATGCTCTTCAG GGAGCTAATGATCTAGCTAAACCACCCACCTTAACAGAACTATTCCACAGTAGCTTGGAGGAGTCAGCCAATAACAAGGAAGAACTTTTTGGAAAACAAGAGAATGAGTTAGGTCCCAACAAAGGATTGAAAAGAAAGTACGAAACCAGCCATTGCTCAGAGAATCAAGAAGAGGGGCCAAAAGATGAAAAAGAGAAGGATCCGAAAGATGGAAAGCTGAATAAAGCCAAAAAC CTAGCAGTTACCATGGCAACAAAAGCAGCTTTACTTGCGAGGGAAATGAGGTCAATAAAGTCAGATTTATGTTTCATGCAAGAGCGGTGCTTGCTGCTGGAGGAGGAGAACAGAAGGCTTAGAGATGGATTTGCCAAAGGGATAAGACCTGAAGAAGATGATCTG GTGAGACTTCAATTGGAGGCATTGCTAGCTGAAAAATCCAGATTGGCAAACGAAAATGCAAATCTGATAAGGGAAAACCAATGCCTGACTCAGCTTGTGGAGTATCACCAACTGACCTCTGAAGATTTTTCTTCATATGAACAAGTTGTACAGGGAATGTGCTTAGACTTCTCGTCTCCACCACGGCCCATTCCAGAAGATCATGAGCAGCCTACTGATGAGGACCATGGTGACTCCGAATGCTTTCAAACACCTGCAGGTAAACATTTTGGCTTAGCCGCGGATCTCGACGAGTGTGTACCACACATTGAGGGGGCAGCAGTATAG
- the LOC133791954 gene encoding uncharacterized protein LOC133791954 isoform X2, whose amino-acid sequence MGSPISSPSSDIRFWNTLHGRVDALLEDHNFKVSTGQLPPNDDRAQKNDKDSGRAKRLKDDTLLLMRGFDSVAHTLSQLSNHLDNALQGANDLAKPPTLTELFHSSLEESANNKEELFGKQENELGPNKGLKRKYETSHCSENQEEGPKDEKEKDPKDGKLNKAKNLAVTMATKAALLAREMRSIKSDLCFMQERCLLLEEENRRLRDGFAKGIRPEEDDLVRLQLEALLAEKSRLANENANLIRENQCLTQLVEYHQLTSEDFSSYEQVVQGMCLDFSSPPRPIPEDHEQPTDEDHGDSECFQTPAGKHFGLAADLDECVPHIEGAAV is encoded by the exons ATGGGTTCTCCTATCTCCAGTCCCTCTTCAGACATACGATTCTGGAATACCCTCCATGGCCGCGTAGACGCGCTTCTTGAGGATCATAACTTCAAAGTCTCAACCGGGCAACTTCCCCCAAATGATGATCGAGCCCAAAag AATGATAAAGATTCTGGACGTGCAAAGCGATTGAAAGATGACACATTGCTTTTGATGAGAGGGTTTGACTCAGTTGCTCACACTCTGTCTCAGCTATCTAACCATTTGGACAATGCTCTTCAG GGAGCTAATGATCTAGCTAAACCACCCACCTTAACAGAACTATTCCACAGTAGCTTGGAGGAGTCAGCCAATAACAAGGAAGAACTTTTTGGAAAACAAGAGAATGAGTTAGGTCCCAACAAAGGATTGAAAAGAAAGTACGAAACCAGCCATTGCTCAGAGAATCAAGAAGAGGGGCCAAAAGATGAAAAAGAGAAGGATCCGAAAGATGGAAAGCTGAATAAAGCCAAAAAC CTAGCAGTTACCATGGCAACAAAAGCAGCTTTACTTGCGAGGGAAATGAGGTCAATAAAGTCAGATTTATGTTTCATGCAAGAGCGGTGCTTGCTGCTGGAGGAGGAGAACAGAAGGCTTAGAGATGGATTTGCCAAAGGGATAAGACCTGAAGAAGATGATCTG GTGAGACTTCAATTGGAGGCATTGCTAGCTGAAAAATCCAGATTGGCAAACGAAAATGCAAATCTGATAAGGGAAAACCAATGCCTGACTCAGCTTGTGGAGTATCACCAACTGACCTCTGAAGATTTTTCTTCATATGAACAAGTTGTACAGGGAATGTGCTTAGACTTCTCGTCTCCACCACGGCCCATTCCAGAAGATCATGAGCAGCCTACTGATGAGGACCATGGTGACTCCGAATGCTTTCAAACACCTGCAGGTAAACATTTTGGCTTAGCCGCGGATCTCGACGAGTGTGTACCACACATTGAGGGGGCAGCAGTATAG